TGATCCCCGATCCGACCAGCGAGCAGCTCGCCGACATCGCGATCTCGTCGGCGGCGACCGCGCGGCAGTTCGGGATCGAGCCGCGCGTGGCGATGCTGTCGTACTCCACGGGCGAGTCCGGGACGGGCGCCGACGTCGACAAGGTGCGGGAGGCCACGCGGCTGGCGCGCGAGCGCGCACCCGAGCTGCCGATCGAGGGGCCGATCCAGTACGATGCGGCGGCCGACGCGGCCGTGGCGAAGGCGAAGCTGCCCGAGTCCACCGTGGCGGGGCGCGCGACGGTGTTCGTCTTCCCCGACCTCAACACGGGCAACAACACCTACAAGGCCGTGCAGCGCTCGGCGGGCGCCGTCGCCATCGGCCCCGTGCTGCAGGGGCTCAACAAGCCCGTCAACGACCTCTCGCGCGGCGCGCTCGTGCAGGACATCGTCAACACCGTGGCGCTCACCGCCATCCAGGCACAGGGGGAGTGAGCCGTGGCCGTCGTGCTCGTTGTCAACAGCGGTTCGTCGTCGTTCAAGTACCAGCTGCTCGACGTCGCCCCGGACGGCACCGGCCGCCGGCTCGCCTCCGGCCTCGTGGAGCGGATCGGTCAGCCGGCCGGCGCCGCGCGGCACACGGTCGCGTTCCACGCCGCGGAGGGCGAGCCGTCGATCGCCGCCACGGAGATGACGCACACCATCGAGCGCGAGATCCCCGGCCACTCGGCCGGGTTCCAGGTGATGCTCGACGCGTTCGCCGAGCACGGCCCCTCGCTGGACGAGAACCCGCCCGTGGTGATCGGCCACCGGGTGGTGCACGGCGGCGCGCGCTTCTTCGAGGCCACGGTGATCAGCGACCTCGTCGAGATCAACATCGACGACCTGTCGGTGCTCGCCCCGCTGCACAACCCGGGCGCCGTGCAGGGCATCCGCGCCGCGCGCCGCGCGTTCGGCGACATCCCGCACGTCGCGGTGTTCGACACGGCGTTCCACCAGACGCTGCCCGCGGCGGCGGCGACCTACGCGATCGACCGCGAGCTGGCCGAGAAGCACCGCATCCGCCGCTACGGCTTCCACGGCACGAGCCACGAGTACGTCAGCCGCACCGTGGCCGAGCACCTGGGGCGCGACCTCCGCGAGCTGCGGCAGATCGTGTTCCACCTCGGCAACGGCGCGTCGGTCACGGCGATCGACGGCGGCCGCTCGGTCGAGACCTCCATGGGCCTCACGCCGCTGGAGGGGCTCGTCATGGGCACCCGCTCGGGCGACCTGGACCCGGCGGTGCTGCTGCACCTGCAGCGACGGGCCGGGATGAGCACCGACGCGCTCGACGATCTCCTCAACAAGCACAGCGGCGTGCTCGGGCTGGCCGGCGTGGCCGACATGCGCGACCTGCACGCGCGGCGCGAGGCGGGCGATGCCGCGGCGCAGCTCGCGTTCGACGTGTACGTGCACCGGCTGCGGTCCTACGCGGGCGCCTACCTCGCGCAGTTGGGCGGCGTCGACGTGATCTCCTTCACGGCCGGGATCGGCGAGAACGACCCCGCCGTCCGCGCCGGGGCGCTCGAGACGCTCGGCTTCGCGGGGGTGCGGATCGACGCCGAGCGCAACGCCGCCGCGCGCCGCAGCGAGATCGCCCGCATCTCGGCCGACGACTCGGAGGTGGTCGTGCTCGTCGTGCCGACCGACGAGGAATTGGAGATCGCCCGTCAGTCTCTGCGCGCGTCAAGCCACGACGGGTAACCTGACCGCGTGAGTGCGATGCCCGATCTCACGGCCTGCGACGCCGTGCTCTTCGACCTCGACGGGGTGATCACCCCCACCGCCGAGGTGCACATGCACGCCTGGCGCGCGATGTTCGAGCGGCTGTTCGCCGACTGGGGCGTGGAGCCGCCGTACACCGACTCCGACTACTTCGACCACCTGGACGGCAAGAAGCGCTACGACGGCGTCGCCTCGGTGCTGCGCAGCCGCGACGTCGAGATCCCCTGGGGGCACCCGTCCGACCCGCCGGAGGCCGACACCGTGTGCGGCGTCGGCAACCGCAAGAACGTGGTCTTCTCCCGGATCCTCGAGGAGGAGGGCATCCAGCCCTACCCCGGATCGATCGCCCTGCTCGACGCGCTCGCCGCGGCCGGCACCCCGGTGGCGATCGTCTCGAGCTCCAAGAACGCCCGCGACGTGCTCACGGCGGCGGGCGTGATCGACCGGTTCCCCGTGATCATGGACGGCGTCGTGGCCGAGACCGAGCACCTGCCCTCGAAGCCCGCTCCCGACGTGTTCCTCGAGGCGGCGCGCATGTGCGGCGTCGAGCCCGCCCGCGCGGCCGCCGTCGAGGACGCGATCTCGGGCGTGCAGTCGGCCGCCGCCGGCGGGTTCGGGCTCATCATCGGGGTGGATCGCGGCGCCGGAGCCGAACCCCTCTCGCAGGCCGGGGCGACGATCGTCGTGTCCGACCTCGCCGAACTCGTGCCGTCCTCCACTCACTGATTCGGAGCAGATCACACATGATCGATCGCGATCGCTTCCCCGTCGACCCGTGGCGCCTCGTCGAGACGCGCTGGTCGCCGGAGGACACCGGCCTGACCGAGACCGTGTTCTCGGTCGGCAACGGCTACGTCGGCCTGCGGGGGAACCACCCGGAGGGGCGCCACGCGGCCGAGCACGGCACCTTCATCAACGGCTTCCACGAGACCTGGCCGATCCGTCACGCCGAGCAGGCGTACGGGTTCGCGGAGGTCGGGCAGACGATCGTCAACGTGCCGGATCCCAAGGTGATCCGCGTGTACGTGGACGACGAGCCGCTGTCGCTCGACATCGCGGATGTGCGCGAGTACGAGCGCGCGGTGGACTTCCGCCGCGGCGTCTACACGCGGCGGATCCTGTGGGTCACCCCGTCGGGCAAGGAGGTGCTCCTCGAGACGGAGCGCCTGACCTCGTTCGAGGAGCGCCACCTCGTGGCGCAGCGGATGACGGTGACGGTGCTCAACGCCGACGCGCCCGTGACGATCAGCTCGCAGGTGGTCAACCGCCAGGATGGCGAGGACGTGTACGGCGCGATCAAGCCGTCGCCGACCGCCGTGGGCTCCGGGTTCGACCCCCGCAAGGCCGAGAAGATCCCCGACCGGGTGCTCCTGCCGCAGGAGTACTGGCGCGACGGCGAGCGCTCGGCGCTGTCGTACCGCGTGGCGAACTCGGGCATGTCGCTCGCGGTGGTGACCGACCACCGCGTCGAGACCGGCAACGGCTTCGAGGCCCGCGGCGCGATCGAGCCCGACGTGGCCAAGCACGTCTACCGGGTGCACGCGAAGGCCGGCGTGCCGACCACGATCACCAAGTTCGTCGCGTACCACACCTCGCGCGGCGTGCCCCCGCGCGAGCTCATCGACCGCGGGCGGCGCACGCTGGATCGCGCGCTCGACGTGGGCTACGACACGATCGTCGAGCGCCAGCGCGCGTTCATGGACGGGTTCTGGGAGCGCTCGGACGTGCGCATCCCCGGCCACGACGACATCCAGCAGGCCACCCGCTGGTGCCTGTTCCAGCTCGCGCAGGCCGCCGCCCGCGCCGACGGCTGGGGCGTGCCCGCCAAGGGCCTGACGGGCTCGGGCTACGGCGGCCACTACTTCTGGGACACCGAGGTCTACGTGCTCCCGTTCCTCATGTACACCACGCCCCTGTGGGCGCGGAACGCGCTGCGCATGCGCACCATGATGCTGCCCGCGGCCCGCCGCCGCGCCGCACAGCTGAACGAGGCCGGCGCCCTGTTCCCGTGGCGGACGATCAACGGCGAGGAGGCCTCGGCGTACTACGCGGCCGGCACCGCGCAGTACCACATCAACGCCGACGTCAGCTATGCGCTGGCGAAGTACGTGCGCGCCACGGGCGACCAGGACTTCCTACAGCGCGAGGGCGCCGACGTGCTCGTCGAGACCGCCCGACTGTGGGCGACGCTGGGCTTCTGGCGCACGGCGGACGGCGAGGAGACGTTCCACATCCACGGCGTCACCGGGCCGGACGAGTACACG
This genomic interval from Microbacterium sediminis contains the following:
- a CDS encoding acetate/propionate family kinase; translated protein: MAVVLVVNSGSSSFKYQLLDVAPDGTGRRLASGLVERIGQPAGAARHTVAFHAAEGEPSIAATEMTHTIEREIPGHSAGFQVMLDAFAEHGPSLDENPPVVIGHRVVHGGARFFEATVISDLVEINIDDLSVLAPLHNPGAVQGIRAARRAFGDIPHVAVFDTAFHQTLPAAAATYAIDRELAEKHRIRRYGFHGTSHEYVSRTVAEHLGRDLRELRQIVFHLGNGASVTAIDGGRSVETSMGLTPLEGLVMGTRSGDLDPAVLLHLQRRAGMSTDALDDLLNKHSGVLGLAGVADMRDLHARREAGDAAAQLAFDVYVHRLRSYAGAYLAQLGGVDVISFTAGIGENDPAVRAGALETLGFAGVRIDAERNAAARRSEIARISADDSEVVVLVVPTDEELEIARQSLRASSHDG
- a CDS encoding HAD family hydrolase; translation: MPDLTACDAVLFDLDGVITPTAEVHMHAWRAMFERLFADWGVEPPYTDSDYFDHLDGKKRYDGVASVLRSRDVEIPWGHPSDPPEADTVCGVGNRKNVVFSRILEEEGIQPYPGSIALLDALAAAGTPVAIVSSSKNARDVLTAAGVIDRFPVIMDGVVAETEHLPSKPAPDVFLEAARMCGVEPARAAAVEDAISGVQSAAAGGFGLIIGVDRGAGAEPLSQAGATIVVSDLAELVPSSTH
- a CDS encoding glycoside hydrolase family 65 protein — translated: MIDRDRFPVDPWRLVETRWSPEDTGLTETVFSVGNGYVGLRGNHPEGRHAAEHGTFINGFHETWPIRHAEQAYGFAEVGQTIVNVPDPKVIRVYVDDEPLSLDIADVREYERAVDFRRGVYTRRILWVTPSGKEVLLETERLTSFEERHLVAQRMTVTVLNADAPVTISSQVVNRQDGEDVYGAIKPSPTAVGSGFDPRKAEKIPDRVLLPQEYWRDGERSALSYRVANSGMSLAVVTDHRVETGNGFEARGAIEPDVAKHVYRVHAKAGVPTTITKFVAYHTSRGVPPRELIDRGRRTLDRALDVGYDTIVERQRAFMDGFWERSDVRIPGHDDIQQATRWCLFQLAQAAARADGWGVPAKGLTGSGYGGHYFWDTEVYVLPFLMYTTPLWARNALRMRTMMLPAARRRAAQLNEAGALFPWRTINGEEASAYYAAGTAQYHINADVSYALAKYVRATGDQDFLQREGADVLVETARLWATLGFWRTADGEETFHIHGVTGPDEYTTVVNDNLYTNVMARYNLRAAARVVREMAANAPDAYRALVDRVKMDPGEPEAWERAADAIVIPFEESFGIHPQDSLFLQREVWDLEHTPASQRPLLLHFHPLVIYRFQVLKQADVVLALFLQGNHFSPEQKLADFEYYDPLTTGDSTLSAVVQSILAAEVGYQDLAREYFEHALYVDLADLHNNTSDGVHVASAGGVWTALVCGFGGMRDHFGELSFDPRLPVDWPELSFPLLWHGAQLRVTVRRDILRVEHQHGDEVEFRVRGTLYSVSAGEAVDVALNGQGPVRHGRPTLRKFEGLRREDGTALEPVVPAGNQDPVPVITTAIPVIVDPSHERIS